From the Anguilla anguilla isolate fAngAng1 chromosome 6, fAngAng1.pri, whole genome shotgun sequence genome, one window contains:
- the LOC118229323 gene encoding syndecan-1-like, which produces MKNRSMVTLLCLGWSFHVALLEDLMTSEDLDGSGNDLEHSGSGDWEMIISFSPPNIMDHQNSQDQRISVSSSGRGRVTKSSGVGTTPFHAKALSQGLHTVTSIVVDVEPDIVEYQVTPKPPAEEETWLPAITLQTMSHTNETGIRDSFEEDMESGVGAIEMSASSPLTTETERRSESVFIIIEEDNIIPNGRTNDAENEIPDDSDLTFDLKSESMDSSVGKSQGLLERTEVLAGVVGGGVVGLVLAVALVSLMVYRMKKKDEGNYGLEAQQNSYKGYQKAQMQEESLA; this is translated from the exons atgaagaatagATCTATGGTCACGCTGTTGTGTCTCGGTTGGAGTTTTCATGTTGCTCTTTTG GAGGACCTCATGACGTCGGAGGACCTGGATGGATCTGGCAATGATCTAGAACATTCAGGCTCAGGGGATTGGGAGATgatcatctctttctctccacccaACATTATGGACCATCAGAACTCCCAGGACCAGAGAATTTCTGTCAGTTCATCCGGCAGAGGACGAGTTACCAAATCCTCAGGGGTGGGGACCACGCCCTTTCATGCAAAGGCCCTATCACAAGGCCTTCACACCGTTACCAGCATTGTAGTGGATGTGGAGCCAGACATTGTGGAATATCAGGTGACCCCCAAGCCTCCAGCTGAGGAGGAGACATGGCTCCCTGCAATTACCCTTCAGACTATGTCCCACACCAATGAAACTGGCATCCGTGACTCTTTTGAAGAGGATATGGAGTCTGGTGTTGGTGCAATTGAGATGTCCGCCTCTTCACCTCTcacaacagagacagagaggaggtctGAGTCTGTGTTCATCATCATTGAGGAAGACAATATCATCCCAAATGGCAGGACCAATGATGCAGAGAATGAGATACCT GATGATTCTGACCTAACCTTTGACCTGAAGTCAGAATCAATGGACTCGTCTGTAGGAAAAAGCCAGGGTCTTCTGGAGAGGACAGAAGTTCTTGCAG GTGTTGTTGGAGGAGGCGTGGTGGGGCTGGTCCTGGCTGTGGCACTGGTGTCACTAATGGTCTACAGGATGAAGAAGAAGGATGAGGGGAATTATGGACTGGAAGCACAGCAGAACTCCTACAAGGGATACCAGAAAGCTCAGATGCAAGAGGAGAGTCTTGCATGA
- the LOC118229483 gene encoding serine/threonine-protein kinase pim-2-like yields MDELWISNDASYGEIDFLISATNWRCRRQEHVENYYMKGSLLGEGGCGSVYAGTRISDGLPVALKYAAKIEGDLLLPGQEVRAPREVGLMGLVNENAGHPNILRLHEWFDAPDHYVMVLERPDPCKDLAGFCYHQNKMMDEQQARAVIEQLLHALLHCQHVGVFHRDVKPTNILINTETLRVILIDFGCGTSWMDAPYSSFAGTPEFAPPEWFAEGLYHAGPCTVWSLGVTVFGIVCGYLPFNPNDGHESMSRVHFPTGLSSEIKDFMSRCLAPEVNERATLEELQRHPWLHPTCLEQVGFRKRKRGTEEDGEQKRSSSGSLIPAKCLRKGGEGQGHEGKGLSEHGPQAPVLSLGHEQRGARCSLRKLEPTGDGHLSHAQSSEQFLSACSSLWSYYSCQFSEKPQKAGVKRKMGCEEQVVVQGKNLGPYSGTRPAKWPRKDQDEDHLLKQPAPPCGRIPAVNPQSLEPSCPLSTQPADPADLHPMLDYSGHGALVFSLDGPEDALLCLAPSSQGGCAGNWPVEESHSAAESREFH; encoded by the exons ATGGACGAGCTATGGATAAGCAACGATGCGAGTTATGGAGAGATCGATTTCCTCATCTCCGCGACCAACTGGAGATGCAGGCGGCAAG AACATGTGGAGAATTACTACATGAAAGGATCACTactgggagagggaggatgCGGATCAGTATATGCTGGAACTCGCATCTCTGATGGACTGCCA GTTGCCCTAAAATATGCAGCGAAAATAGAAGGAGACCTGCTTCTA CCTGGACAGGAAGTCAGAGCACCTCGGGAGGTGGGGCTAATGGGGCTTGTGAACGAGAACGCGGGTCATCCTAACATCCTGCGGCTTCACGAGTGGTTCGATGCCCCAGACCACTACGTGATGGTGCTAGAGAGGCCTGACCCTTGTAAGGACCTGGCGGGTTTCTGCTACCACCAGAACAAAATGATGGATGAACAGCAGGCCCGGGCAGTGATAGAACAGCTGCTTCACGCCCTCCTGCACTGCCAGCACGTAGGAGTGTTCCATCGGGATGTGAAACCAACCAACATCCTGATAAACACGGAGACCCTGCGTGTCATCCTCATTGATTTTGGGTGTGGAACTTCCTGGATGGACGCTCCTTACAGTTCCTTCGCAG GCACCCCTGAATTCGCACCTCCAGAGTGGTTTGCGGAGGGACTGTACCACGCTGGGCCCTGCACAGTGTGGTCGCTCGGGGTCACAGTGTTTGGCATCGTTTGTGGATACCTGCCATTTAACCCGAACGATGGCCATGAGAGCATGAGCAGAGTCCACTTTCCTACAGGGCTGTCCTCAG AAATCAAGGACTTCATGAGCAGGTGTTTGGCACCGGAGGTGAATGAACGAGCGACGCTAGAAGAGCTCCAGCGTCACCCGTGGCTCCACCCCACCTGCTTAGAACAAG TCGGattcaggaagaggaagagggggacgGAGGAAGATGGAGAGCAGAAAAGGAGCTCCTCTGGCTCTCTCATTCCTGCAAAGTGCCTCCGGAAAG GAGGAGAAGGCCAAGGCCATGAAGGAAAGGGGCTGAGTGAACATGGTCCCCAGGCCCCCGTACTCAGCCTTGGCCATGAGCAGCGAGGAGCACGCTGCTCGCTTCGGAAGCTGGAGCCGACAGGGGATGGCCATCTGAGCCACGCCCAAAGCAGTGAACAGTTCCTATCCGCCTGTTCCTCTTTGTGGTCGTATTACAGCTGCCAATTCTCAG AAAAGCCCCAGAAGGCTGGTGTGAAGAGGAAGATGGGGTGTGAAGAGCAGGTAGTGGTGCAGGGAAAGAACCTGGGTCCCTACAGCGGGACCAGACCTGCAAAGTGGCCACGGAAAG ATCAAGATGAAGATCACCTGCTGAAACAGCCTGCTCCTCCCTGTGGGCGTATTCCAGCTGTCAATCCACAG AGCCTGGAACCCAGCTGCCCACTGTCCACCCAACCAGCTGACCCAGCTGACCTCCATCCCATGCTGGACTACTCAGGGCATGGGGCCCTAGT ATTTTCACTGGATGGGCCAGAGGATGCACTACTCTGCCTCG CCCCATCAAGCCAGGGAGGCTGTGCAGGaaactggccagtggaggaaaGCCACAGTGCAGCCGAGTCCAGAGAGTTCCATTAG